GCAATGAGAACAGAAACACTGTTAACAGAGAACATACATGCTTTACCAAGCATGGGATCAGAAATGTTCCTTAAATCAGTAGGATTTTTTTGCTTAGTTGTATTTGGTGGAGTCGGTGTATCCATTGCATTGACAAGCAAATTGTTGCAGTGATTAGCGCTGCCACAATGCTTTTCAAATTGTTCTGTCTTGCTTGCATTTTTTGGGATTATAAGTCctttttcctgaaaaaaaagaataaaccaTCCAGTTACAGCTTATATCCCCCAAAAGGAAATTGCAACAGAACTCAAAACAGTGGAGCACCAAAGAGAAACCTCAAGATCCTTGAGAAGTAAAGAAGCTGCGTGTGCTTTagcatcttttcttttcttgctgAAACCTTGCCTCACAAGAAGTACCTCTTTCAGCTGTACGTCAAGAGTAGCCACTACTGTGTCTCCTTGATCTCTACAGTTAATTCCTATAAAGTACCCATGTTTGCCGCACCATTCGATAAGCTCTCTGAATGGAGGTAATTCCAGATTCTCAGGTGTAACAATTGGGGAAAGAAGGGGTTTAAAAATACCCCAAACTACATCCAAATCAAGTTTGGTGTCTAAAAGAATTGCACCTGCAATACTTTCTACAATATCACCAAGAACCTGAATGACGAAAGACAAGTGAAATatcatgtataaatatatataaaccgtACAAATATGATGGTGAATAATAATATTGGAAGAAAAGTATTTTAAACACATAGCCATGCATTTATAAGACGCCTCTAACATAAAGTACAAGTCCTTCATATGAACTGAAGCCTTAACATAAGAGCAAACCACAGAAATatcaaaacaaagaaagaacgTACTTTAGGCCCTTTTGGGAGTCCATTAGATGAAAGTTCAATGTTGTCCATGGATGAGTTTCCCAAGCTATTCACATATTCAGTAATTTTGTCTAACAGAAATCCAGAAGAGTGCTGGAGAAAGTGATGGAAGTTGTGCTTTACTGCAACTCGTGCAAAGTTTTCATTATTGACTGATGCAGAGCGTAAGTCCGTCAATTCCCCTTCATTAGTGTCTTTGTGATTATTGAAAAAGTACCTTGTTAACAGAATGTCTAAGACCGCATCACCGAGGAACTCTAGGCGCTGTtacagaagaaaaggaaatcatTAGAGAAGTTGCCTAAGTTAAAATGAAACACGAGATGAGGGACCAGCAAAATAGGTTTACACAAACCAATACCTCGTAGCAGTATTTTGCACCTAACTCCTGCTGTGATGGGTGAGTCAGAGCCTCTATTAAAAGACCTTTCACTGAGAAACAATACCCTAATTTTGCTTCAAGCATTTCAAATACATCGTCTTTTGGAAGATAAGTATGCACAGAAGAACTCAGCATAGCCTGCACAATCAAGTGTTCTTCAATTTCAGACTCAACACCCAGCCATTTGAGAACTGCCATGGCTGCTCTTAAGCCACCCCCTACATAGTATGCCCCAATTATAGCCTCAACACAATCAGGAATAGTTTTGGAACACATCCATCTGTGTCCCTTATCACACGCCTTCCCTAGAACAACAGTCTTGTCATCAATGATATGAATATCCTGAGTTACAGCCTCAGATTTTACAGGGCATTCACAAGGAGATGGGCGAATAGAGAGCTGTCCTGGTGCTAGCCATCGACGAGGATCAAATGCAGCATCACGTATGTAACCCTGTTGATTACATCACACCGTCAAGTTAGCTAGTACTCATATTAAAGCTCAGTGTGTTCATGAAATGCAAAAGCTGTAGACACTGACAAATGATTAGGTGAATTTTACCTGTACATTGCGTTCAACTCCGAGCTTATAAAGTGCGTTATTACAAATCATATGGCACCTTCTCGATGATAGCTGCCCCTCATGCTTATCAGGAAATTTCAGGAAAAGATGACAAGTCACTGCATACTTCAATACAGAGTCTCCCAATAATTCTAAGCGCTCCATAGAGAAATCCTCAGAGCACCTAAGCGTCGTAATGGCTTCCAGAATCTTGAGAACATGTGCCAATTtattatttcatattaaaGGAACAGAAAATGTATGTACAGAGGAGAAAAGGTATTGGCACAAAGTCTATACCAGAAAACTTGATATATTGGAGTCACTGTATGCAATTTCACTTCTTAGTTGACTAGCTAATAATAAGGACTCAATACGATACATCAAAGCTGGAAACAAATAGAATGATCTCAAAATGTCCACAGGTAAATCGAGGGGAATTAGCAACTCAGGAGGCATGTGGACGCGGTTGCTTGCTTTATTTACAACTGGTGTGCCATTATTTATCTTCTCCACAGCATTACCTACAAAAAGCAGCAAGCAAGCATAAATAATGAGATCTCCAAATGGTCAAGTTGGCtacaaattttcttaaaaatgtatATGCGAAATCCAGTCTAATGAATGAGTTTATCACTAATCGttgaagtgaaaaataaagatgCTTCAAAATAATCTTTTGATTGAATGAACTGATAAGTAATCAGTTAGACTAGGGAAATACAAGTTAgaactaaattaattatagagGAATTGATTCGGACCTTCATCCCTGAACTTTGAGGAAAGAAGGTTGTGAGGATTATGACTAGGCTTTAACAATAGTAGTGGCTGTGAGGGGTGACGAAGTACTATGCCATACCTGCACATGAATacattagaaaaataacacAAGATTATACCTGAGCAAGCACATGAGAATGCACAAAACTAAACATACTTCTTTTTGAAATATTCTGCAAATGTCTGGAATTTACATTCTTTCTTATCAGACGAACCATCAAAAGTGCTATCGGCAGATAAATCAGTAATGTCAAGAGCGGTGTATATCTTCCCGGTGTGAACCGCTAGAACTACCTTATTTTTTAGGCTGTCAACCTTGCATGACTTGTTGGCCAAATGAATTAAATCTCCAACATTTTGGTCACAATCAaatattccaagtaattctgTTTTGTTCTCAGAATAAATTCTTCTCATAAATTTAACTGCCGAGGCCGCCGCATCAATGACACTCCAATTAATGTAAACATTGGAGTCAAAAGAAGGATTTGCAGGCAAAAGCAAATATAGACTCGCAGTATTCCACAAAAAAGCATCctctttattaaaaatgaattCCCTCAGAGCATTAGGTGTTTTTGATCTAGTAAACAGCTTTCCAAATAAACCATTGAAGAGAAGCCCTTGAAACAACTTTGCTTGTTTCACCTGAGACCAAATAAAAGGGATAATGTCAGATTAGatgaaaaacaacaaaagtagggggaaaaaaagactTCATAATACCTGTTGAGCATCCAACTCAAGAAGTCCACAAGAAGAAATCAAAGTTTTTACCATCTTGTCATGCAAATATAAGTCAATCTCCAAACTAGCAACTTCATTTGGTAAAGTTGCatcaattaaaagaaaaaaatcagagtaAATCTGACCAACTTGgtcacaaacaaaattcaTTTTGTAGCATTGAAGCTTAACGACAGTTCTCTTTGACACCCAATCGCCAGACCAGGCATGAATTCGTTGTGTACCATGTAGCTCCTTCCGTTTGGTTGTACCTACGAGAAGGTAATACAAGATTTCCATCACAAATGCCAACTATTTCTTTGTAAGAATACTGGAGGTCAGTGCTACATTTAGCTCAACTATATATGCTGATTACGACAACTAACTGACAGAAGGTATCTTTTCTCAGAATAAATCGCATGGTGAATCTTTGTTCCTTGAACTTGTACACAGCATGCTGGCATGCATAAAATGGCAACAGCAGGCTTGCACAGAGGATTTGTGCCCATTGCCCATGCCTGACCGAAACAAAGCATAGGGGGCACAAGGATGCCAAATCCACCTTGGTGTATCATACTATCATGTCAACATGGAAAGTTAGTCAGCCAGACAATCTAACTTAACCTACCATGACCCAACTTATTGCATTATATGGACTAAAAtaagtactacctctgtcccagaACATAGAGGGTTTTGGCTATGCACCTAGACAAGTACTTGTCCAGGTGAATAGCCAAAATCACATAGGCAGTATTTTGTAAGTATAGGGGCCCAGATGGTGAATaattcattatctaaaaagacAGTGAACAATCAGTTCAATTTCAAGGGCTAGTGAAACAATTCATTCCCCATTTTTTACATAGCAATCACATACCTATACCAGCACTAGATGACTGACCCTTAGTTTTGCTTAAAGTTTCTGGAACTGTATCTTCAACAGACAGACAAAGATGGTCATCAAGTGCTCCTAGCTCATGCAACTTCTTACACGCATCAAGGCAAACAAGCTGTTTTGCTTTGTGCATGTTTTTTGCTTTTGGGCCCACCAGAAGTTGAAGTGCCGCACTAGATGGTAATTTTAATGTACACACACAGCCATCATCATGTTGAGTGAACTGGAATGTAGGTTTTGGAGAGTAGCACCTGTAACACAAGCAGAAATGGCAAGAAATTGAATTGGAGGCCTCCATATAAAAATGGTGACTGGGTGAATATTTGCAGATTTATAGGTGCAATCTGTGTAACCATGTAAAAGGAGAAATGAAGATGAAATCAACATACTTATCCTTTGGAAGCTCCTGACAGTATCGGTAGACAATACTGATGCTTGAATCAGCAGTTACTTTTGCTCCTGTTGTTCCTACAGAGTATTCATTTATTTCTTCATTGTGAACGAAACCAGGCAACAGATATTCAGACTCTCTGCTTGAATCAATCTCAACCATCGAAGTCTCACTTCTCAAGATGGCagatatcaaatcattttGTTTCACATTCCCCCTGCATTGCAAGAAAAGAATTATGGctcatccattttatttgcCATGCCTCTTTGCATTCAGTTTAAAAGCACAAGAACAAAAGCGTGTAAATAGGATAAGCATTAAGATTATACCGTTCAATCATGAGTATGTACTGAGAGTCTTCTTGCCGTGCTCGTCCACGTGACTGCACATAGCTACGCGTAGTCCTTGGCAAATCAAATCGTATTACACATGAGCAGTCTGGGACGTGGATACCCTCTTCTGCAACATCTGTAGTAAATAGTAAGTTCACCTGAATTTTAGGAAGAGAAACATGGTTAGATCATTAGAATTATGCTTAAGATTCTCCAAGTGTTGACATATCTTAATTACCTTTCCAGAGCGAAATGAATCCAGTGTATCCTTCTGCATTCTAGGTGTCAGAGCATCCACTGAAGATCTCCCTCCAGTAAGAAAAGAAACTGTGAAATGTGTGAGGCGGCCAATTTTCTTAATTGTCCGGTCAATGACTCTAGCAGTGATCTTTCGATCAACAAAAATGAGGCACCGAACGTGATGAGAGCTACTGATAAGCATAGAAACGTGTCACTTCAGAATAAAGGAcatatatgaaacaaaatcaacaaGAGGGCCTTCCCCCAAGAAAATACCTAAAAGAGTGAAAAATCTGAATGAGTTCACAAAGCTTTGGGGAAATATAGCCTGTCTTTGCTGCTTCAATGCATCCATTTTCTGAGTCTAGAAGTGTGTCGATACCTGGAAAGATATCAGATACTTTAGAGAATATATAGGACTAAGAATTTTCATATCAAGGAGATCCAAAAGAATGAGGTAATATCTTCATGCTACATACAGCAGATCAAATGAAAAGATAGGAATTCATCAAGGGGATGGTACATGATACTTCATATCAAACAGATGATACATCATACTTCATATGAGGTGTTGCAGTGCTACATATGATTAGATCCATGGGCTAACATCATCACATAACAGTGTAAGGTCGCAAATAGTTTTACTGCATAGTCATACCTTGTTGAAGCCGTTTGTCAAATAAATGCAATGCTTCCTCAAAGAACTTCATATGAAGGGCTGAATTTTCTGCAAACAAGTGTGATCCACTTGCATCAGTTTGCTGATCTGTGGCATCAACTACTCCCTTCAGCCAACCCTTCTCCTGGCCCCTTTCAATGCAAATTTTGGTGGCCTATgagaatgataaaatataaccaCATTAAAGGCATAATGCTCCAAAGCAAAgtgacaataaataaaataactatatcTTTAAATCCGAAAAGGCTATTATTGCAGCATGAGGGGGGGGGGAATCCTAGGAGGAAATGGggcttattattatttttttgttagaagAAAGTCCCCAAAATCAAACTGAAAAGGACTTAAATGGGTGTTGGAGCATGCAACAACACTTCCCACCAACTGCTGTACGTTAAGCTCCTGTAATGTATGTAGCTATAACTAATGAATACAACGTATACCTCACTTGCACAAATAAGACCAACATCATTAAGGCAGTAGCAGATTTTTGCTACAGAATTGGAAAGGCGTCTCCTTGATTCTTTTGTTATATCATCAGCATCTTTATACAGGCAGTTTGGCTTATTCTGCAACTCTGTAATCAATGCATCATActgcacaaacaaaaaaagagcatgttcttagaaacatttaaaaaaacgCGTATGACAAAtttgattaataatttaatatagaagcaaaaaaaagagatacaAAACCTTGGAACATAAAACAACCAACTCTTCACTCAAATCTTCAAAACAAACCATTTTTGGGTCATAGTATCTGTTCATTTCTTTTGCGGAAGGAACACAAAGCTCTATCTCTTCTCTATCTGACACTGTGTAGATCTGTTAGAGTAAAACAGAAACATAGATGAGAATGCAAGTATGCagaaaacagttttttttttttttggggggggggggggggtaaaaGCAATCATATGTGTACCCCAAAATGGCATAGGTAAAACAGATAAATGTATATCACCTAAGCTCTCGAGAACACAGTCAAACAATTGATTCAGAATTGAAAACCACAATCTGTAATTTggatatgtatgtatatatcctTGCAGTTCAACAGACAGTATAATAGTGTAGTGGTCAGAACTAACATGTCCTGCATTATCTAACCTGGCTTATTTAAATAATGTGTGCAAAAAAGGAAACCAGCCATACCTTAGCATCTAACAGGTTTTCCAACTCACAGAACTGACCTTCACAATCCAAATGAGAAGAGACACCTGCAAAGACAGCCATGAAGAACTTGAATCATCAAATAAGATTTATGAACCaaggaaaataaatcaaatctgCCAGAAATATTGACATTTGTGAACTCTTTGACTGAAGTGAAACTGGAGAATATGCGCATGGTCATTATTCCTGGATCATTCTCTTGGATGGCAGGTCATATTTAACACGTCCTAAATGCCACTGTTCACAAGAAATTTATTGTTGGTCTTCTCTGACTTG
This is a stretch of genomic DNA from Oryza brachyantha chromosome 1, ObraRS2, whole genome shotgun sequence. It encodes these proteins:
- the LOC102717751 gene encoding endoribonuclease Dicer homolog 3a isoform X1, which produces MNPLKRSLESFAQEDEAGKQKWQKSECQDFTPRRYQLDVYEVAMRRNTIVMLDTGSGKTMIAVMLIKEFGKINRANNAGNVIIFLAPTVQLVVQQCEVIKIHTDLDVEQYHGAKGVDQWTGPRWQEQLSKYQVMVMTPQVLLQALRSAFLILDTVSLLIFDECHHATGNHPYSRIMKEFYHRSECKPSVFGMTASPVIRKGVSSHLDCEGQFCELENLLDAKIYTVSDREEIELCVPSAKEMNRYYDPKMVCFEDLSEELVVLCSKYDALITELQNKPNCLYKDADDITKESRRRLSNSVAKICYCLNDVGLICASEATKICIERGQEKGWLKGVVDATDQQTDASGSHLFAENSALHMKFFEEALHLFDKRLQQGIDTLLDSENGCIEAAKTGYISPKLCELIQIFHSFSSSHHVRCLIFVDRKITARVIDRTIKKIGRLTHFTVSFLTGGRSSVDALTPRMQKDTLDSFRSGKVNLLFTTDVAEEGIHVPDCSCVIRFDLPRTTRSYVQSRGRARQEDSQYILMIERGNVKQNDLISAILRSETSMVEIDSSRESEYLLPGFVHNEEINEYSVGTTGAKVTADSSISIVYRYCQELPKDKCYSPKPTFQFTQHDDGCVCTLKLPSSAALQLLVGPKAKNMHKAKQLVCLDACKKLHELGALDDHLCLSVEDTVPETLSKTKGQSSSAGIGTTKRKELHGTQRIHAWSGDWVSKRTVVKLQCYKMNFVCDQVGQIYSDFFLLIDATLPNEVASLEIDLYLHDKMVKTLISSCGLLELDAQQVKQAKLFQGLLFNGLFGKLFTRSKTPNALREFIFNKEDAFLWNTASLYLLLPANPSFDSNVYINWSVIDAAASAVKFMRRIYSENKTELLGIFDCDQNVGDLIHLANKSCKVDSLKNKVVLAVHTGKIYTALDITDLSADSTFDGSSDKKECKFQTFAEYFKKKYGIVLRHPSQPLLLLKPSHNPHNLLSSKFRDEGNAVEKINNGTPVVNKASNRVHMPPELLIPLDLPVDILRSFYLFPALMYRIESLLLASQLRSEIAYSDSNISSFLILEAITTLRCSEDFSMERLELLGDSVLKYAVTCHLFLKFPDKHEGQLSSRRCHMICNNALYKLGVERNVQGYIRDAAFDPRRWLAPGQLSIRPSPCECPVKSEAVTQDIHIIDDKTVVLGKACDKGHRWMCSKTIPDCVEAIIGAYYVGGGLRAAMAVLKWLGVESEIEEHLIVQAMLSSSVHTYLPKDDVFEMLEAKLGYCFSVKGLLIEALTHPSQQELGAKYCYERLEFLGDAVLDILLTRYFFNNHKDTNEGELTDLRSASVNNENFARVAVKHNFHHFLQHSSGFLLDKITEYVNSLGNSSMDNIELSSNGLPKGPKVLGDIVESIAGAILLDTKLDLDVVWGIFKPLLSPIVTPENLELPPFRELIEWCGKHGYFIGINCRDQGDTVVATLDVQLKEVLLVRQGFSKKRKDAKAHAASLLLKDLEEKGLIIPKNASKTEQFEKHCGSANHCNNLLVNAMDTPTPPNTTKQKNPTDLRNISDPMLGKALHVTVKTSKGGPRIALYELCKKLQWPMPTMESEKVQPRCSVCSSPGGSSQKATPQAFAFASTVTLHIPNANVISQTGDGRADKKSSQDSAALFLLYELQRRGTLQLQEV
- the LOC102717751 gene encoding endoribonuclease Dicer homolog 3a isoform X3, with product MNPLKRSLESFAQEDEAGKQKWQKSECQDFTPRRYQLDVYEVAMRRNTIVMLDTGSGKTMIAVMLIKEFGKINRANNAGNVIIFLAPTVQLVVQQCEVIKIHTDLDVEQYHGAKGVDQWTGPRWQEQLSKYQVMVMTPQVLLQALRSAFLILDTVSLLIFDECHHATGNHPYSRIMKEFYHRSECKPSVFGMTASPVIRKGVSSHLDCEGQFCELENLLDAKIYTVSDREEIELCVPSAKEMNRYYDPKMVCFEDLSEELVVLCSKYDALITELQNKPNCLYKDADDITKESRRRLSNSVAKICYCLNDVGLICASEATKICIERGQEKGWLKGVVDATDQQTDASGSHLFAENSALHMKFFEEALHLFDKRLQQGIDTLLDSENGCIEAAKTGYISPKLCELIQIFHSFSSSHHVRCLIFVDRKITARVIDRTIKKIGRLTHFTVSFLTGGRSSVDALTPRMQKDTLDSFRSGKVNLLFTTDVAEEGIHVPDCSCVIRFDLPRTTRSYVQSRGRARQEDSQYILMIERGNVKQNDLISAILRSETSMVEIDSSRESEYLLPGFVHNEEINEYSVGTTGAKVTADSSISIVYRYCQELPKDKCYSPKPTFQFTQHDDGCVCTLKLPSSAALQLLVGPKAKNMHKAKQLVCLDACKKLHELGALDDHLCLSVEDTVPETLSKTKGQSSSAGIGTTKRKELHGTQRIHAWSGDWVSKRTVVKLQCYKMNFVCDQVGQIYSDFFLLIDATLPNEVASLEIDLYLHDKMVKTLISSCGLLELDAQQVKQAKLFQGLLFNGLFGKLFTRSKTPNALREFIFNKEDAFLWNTASLYLLLPANPSFDSNVYINWSVIDAAASAVKFMRRIYSENKTELLGIFDCDQNVGDLIHLANKSCKVDSLKNKVVLAVHTGKIYTALDITDLSADSTFDGSSDKKECKFQTFAEYFKKKYGIVLRHPSQPLLLLKPSHNPHNLLSSKFRDEGNAVEKINNGTPVVNKASNRVHMPPELLIPLDLPVDILRSFYLFPALMYRIESLLLASQLRSEIAYSDSNISSFLILEAITTLRCSEDFSMERLELLGDSVLKYAVTCHLFLKFPDKHEGQLSSRRCHMICNNALYKLGVERNVQGYIRDAAFDPRRWLAPGQLSIRPSPCECPVKSEAVTQDIHIIDDKTVVLGKACDKGHRWMCSKTIPDCVEAIIGAYYVGGGLRAAMAVLKWLGVESEIEEHLIVQAMLSSSVHTYLPKDDVFEMLEAKLGYCFSVKGLLIEALTHPSQQELGAKYCYERLEFLGDAVLDILLTRYFFNNHKDTNEGELTDLRSASVNNENFARVAVKHNFHHFLQHSSGFLLDKITEYVNSLGNSSMDNIELSSNGLPKGPKVLGDIVESIAGAILLDTKLDLDVVWGIFKPLLSPIVTPENLELPPFRELIEWCGKHGYFIGINCRDQGDTVVATLDVQLKEVLLVRQGFSKKRKDAKAHAASLLLKDLEEKGLIIPKNASKTEQFEKHCGSANHCNNLLVNAMDTPTPPNTTKQKNPTDLRNISDPMLGKALHVTVKTSKGGPRIALYELCKKLQWPMPTMESEKVQPSSVCSSPGGSSQKATPQAFAFASTVTLHIPNANVISQTGDGRADKKSSQDSAALFLLYELQRRGTLQLQEV
- the LOC102717751 gene encoding endoribonuclease Dicer homolog 3a isoform X2, translated to MNPLKRSLESFAQEDEAGKQKWQKSECQDFTPRRYQLDVYEVAMRRNTIVMLDTGSGKTMIAVMLIKEFGKINRANNAGNVIIFLAPTVQLVVQQCEVIKIHTDLDVEQYHGAKGVDQWTGPRWQEQLSKYQVMVMTPQVLLQALRSAFLILDTVSLLIFDECHHATGNHPYSRIMKEFYHRSECKPSVFGMTASPVIRKGVSSHLDCEGQFCELENLLDAKIYTVSDREEIELCVPSAKEMNRYYDPKMVCFEDLSEELVVLCSKYDALITELQNKPNCLYKDADDITKESRRRLSNSVAKICYCLNDVGLICASEATKICIERGQEKGWLKGVVDATDQQTDASGSHLFAENSALHMKFFEEALHLFDKRLQQGIDTLLDSENGCIEAAKTGYISPKLCELIQIFHSFSSSHHVRCLIFVDRKITARVIDRTIKKIGRLTHFTVSFLTGGRSSVDALTPRMQKDTLDSFRSGKVNLLFTTDVAEEGIHVPDCSCVIRFDLPRTTRSYVQSRGRARQEDSQYILMIERGNVKQNDLISAILRSETSMVEIDSSRESEYLLPGFVHNEEINEYSVGTTGAKVTADSSISIVYRYCQELPKDKCYSPKPTFQFTQHDDGCVCTLKLPSSAALQLLVGPKAKNMHKAKQLVCLDACKKLHELGALDDHLCLSVEDTVPETLSKTKGQSSSAGIGTTKRKELHGTQRIHAWSGDWVSKRTVVKLQCYKMNFVCDQVGQIYSDFFLLIDATLPNEVASLEIDLYLHDKMVKTLISSCGLLELDAQQVKQAKLFQGLLFNGLFGKLFTRSKTPNALREFIFNKEDAFLWNTASLYLLLPANPSFDSNVYINWSVIDAAASAVKFMRRIYSENKTELLGIFDCDQNVGDLIHLANKSCKVDSLKNKVVLAVHTGKIYTALDITDLSADSTFDGSSDKKECKFQTFAEYFKKKYGIVLRHPSQPLLLLKPSHNPHNLLSSKFRDEGNAVEKINNGTPVVNKASNRVHMPPELLIPLDLPVDILRSFYLFPALMYRIESLLLASQLRSEIAYSDSNISSFLILEAITTLRCSEDFSMERLELLGDSVLKYAVTCHLFLKFPDKHEGQLSSRRCHMICNNALYKLGVERNVQGYIRDAAFDPRRWLAPGQLSIRPSPCECPVKSEAVTQDIHIIDDKTVVLGKACDKGHRWMCSKTIPDCVEAIIGAYYVGGGLRAAMAVLKWLGVESEIEEHLIVQAMLSSSVHTYLPKDDVFEMLEAKLGYCFSVKGLLIEALTHPSQQELGAKYCYERLEFLGDAVLDILLTRYFFNNHKDTNEGELTDLRSASVNNENFARVAVKHNFHHFLQHSSGFLLDKITEYVNSLGNSSMDNIELSSNGLPKGPKVLGDIVESIAGAILLDTKLDLDVVWGIFKPLLSPIVTPENLELPPFRELIEWCGKHGYFIGINCRDQGDTVVATLDVQLKEVLLVRQGFSKKRKDAKAHAASLLLKDLEEKGLIIPKNASKTEQFEKHCGSANHCNNLLVNAMDTPTPPNTTKQKNPTDLRNISDPMLGKALHVTVKTSKGGPRIALYELCKKLQWPMPTMESEKVQPRCVCSSPGGSSQKATPQAFAFASTVTLHIPNANVISQTGDGRADKKSSQDSAALFLLYELQRRGTLQLQEV
- the LOC102717751 gene encoding endoribonuclease Dicer homolog 3a isoform X5 codes for the protein MNPLKRSLESFAQEDEAGKQKWQKSECQDFTPRRYQLDVYEVAMRRNTIVMLDTGSGKTMIAVMLIKEFGKINRANNAGNVIIFLAPTVQLVVQQCEVIKIHTDLDVEQYHGAKGVDQWTGPRWQEQLSKYQVMVMTPQVLLQALRSAFLILDTVSLLIFDECHHATGNHPYSRIMKEFYHRSECKPSVFGMTASPVIRKGVSSHLDCEGQFCELENLLDAKIYTVSDREEIELCVPSAKEMNRYYDPKMVCFEDLSEELVVLCSKYDALITELQNKPNCLYKDADDITKESRRRLSNSVAKICYCLNDVGLICASEATKICIERGQEKGWLKGVVDATDQQTDASGSHLFAENSALHMKFFEEALHLFDKRLQQGIDTLLDSENGCIEAAKTGYISPKLCELIQIFHSFSSSHHVRCLIFVDRKITARVIDRTIKKIGRLTHFTVSFLTGGRSSVDALTPRMQKDTLDSFRSGKVNLLFTTDVAEEGIHVPDCSCVIRFDLPRTTRSYVQSRGRARQEDSQYILMIERGNVKQNDLISAILRSETSMVEIDSSRESEYLLPGFVHNEEINEYSVGTTGAKVTADSSISIVYRYCQELPKDKCYSPKPTFQFTQHDDGCVCTLKLPSSAALQLLVGPKAKNMHKAKQLVCLDACKKLHELGALDDHLCLSVEDTVPETLSKTKGQSSSAGIGTTKRKELHGTQRIHAWSGDWVSKRTVVKLQCYKMNFVCDQVGQIYSDFFLLIDATLPNEVASLEIDLYLHDKMVKTLISSCGLLELDAQQVKQAKLFQGLLFNGLFGKLFTRSKTPNALREFIFNKEDAFLWNTASLYLLLPANPSFDSNVYINWSVIDAAASAVKFMRRIYSENKTELLGIFDCDQNVGDLIHLANKSCKVDSLKNKVVLAVHTGKIYTALDITDLSADSTFDGSSDKKECKFQTFAEYFKKKYGIVLRHPSQPLLLLKPSHNPHNLLSSKFRDEGNAVEKINNGTPVVNKASNRVHMPPELLIPLDLPVDILRSFYLFPALMYRIESLLLASQLRSEIAYSDSNISSFLILEAITTLRCSEDFSMERLELLGDSVLKYAVTCHLFLKFPDKHEGQLSSRRCHMICNNALYKLGVERNVQGYIRDAAFDPRRWLAPGQLSIRPSPCECPVKSEAVTQDIHIIDDKTVVLGKACDKGHRWMCSKTIPDCVEAIIGAYYVGGGLRAAMAVLKWLGVESEIEEHLIVQAMLSSSVHTYLPKDDVFEMLEAKLGYCFSVKGLLIEALTHPSQQELGAKYCYERLEFLGDAVLDILLTRYFFNNHKDTNEGELTDLRSASVNNENFARVAVKHNFHHFLQHSSGFLLDKITEYVNSLGNSSMDNIELSSNGLPKGPKVLGDIVESIAGAILLDTKLDLDVVWGIFKPLLSPIVTPENLELPPFRELIEWCGKHGYFIGINCRDQGDTVVATLDVQLKEVLLVRQGFSKKRKDAKAHAASLLLKDLEEKGLIIPKNASKTEQFEKHCGSANHCNNLLVNAMDTPTPPNTTKQKNPTDLRNISDPMLGKALHVTVKTSKGGPRIALYELCKKLQWPMPTMESEKVQPSVCSSPGGSSQKATPQAFAFASTVTLHIPNANVISQTGDGRADKKSSQDSAALFLLYELQRRGTLQLQEV